A genome region from Musa acuminata AAA Group cultivar baxijiao chromosome BXJ3-5, Cavendish_Baxijiao_AAA, whole genome shotgun sequence includes the following:
- the LOC103985159 gene encoding VIN3-like protein 2 isoform X1, with product MDPPFSGFVLDPSKCRKLSIDDKRELIHELSKWPDSSTEKLQTWSRKDLLEILCAEIGKERKYTGLTKQKMIEYLFKLVSEKKSGGHVEAMNSTPNPPNPNPQTPHKRHRKNENPSRLPITANNLPASEGNEAVTNVRYCQNLACRATLNLDDAFCKRCSCCICHKYDDNKDPSLWLFCSSDTLSQGNPCGLSCHLECALKHERAGIVKNGKCTSLDGSYYCTYCGKSNDLLGCWKKQLMIAMDARRVDVLCYRISLSHKILESTEKFQSLHEIVDTAMKKLEAEVGPINNLPNMARGIVNRLSVGAEVQRMCAFAVKLLDSMHLVAFSSDTQVQQVSLTSSSFIKFVDISPVSVTLVLGYDDNSALSQEMAGFTIWHRKADAREYPKKPTCTLFKPKRRFLITELSPATEYMFKVVAFSSFSELGMWEVGVTTEGISLDDPAGLAADVNPSKPYCQSPKTNSSGLSNPSEGDESNNNVVAYTDLNKSPDSCFHYFEKPDILDSEKLSDHIQKDEKSEYAGTISGAEVMEADETPGHSGSALDEELNPTIQMESHKDSTNSVENNQATDIPKSENESNARTADEMVIVPFGHPDQTLPVTHRGLDTSQEGPGRGSKLKLGINLLESGRTNSGREPASLSKKRGREKIMEMCAKEGSLEGSYEYCVKVVRWLECEGHIETNFRVKFLTWFSLRATPQERRIVTVYVDTLIDDPASLAGQLVDTFSETICSKKPPLVPTGFCMKLWH from the exons GATTTGTTCTTGACCCTTCTAAATGCCGCAAGCTGAGTATAGATGACAAGAGAGAACTCATCCATGAATTGTCTAAATGGCCAGACAGTTCTACTGAGAAACTACAAACTTGGAGCAGGAAAGACCTTCTGGAGATCCTTTGTGCAGAAATAGGAAAGGAGAGGAAGTATACGGGCTTAACAAAGCAGAAGATGATAGAATACCTTTTCAAACTTGTATCTGAGAAAAAATCTGGAGGACATGTGGAAGCCATGAATTCAACTCCTAATCCACCTAACCCTAACCCTCAAACTCCACACAAAAGACACAGAAAGAATGAGAACCCGTCACGTCTACCTATTACTGCAAATAATCTTCCAGCAAGTGAAGGAAATGAGGCTGTCACTAATGTGCGATACTGCCAAAATCTAGCATGCAGAGCCACTCTGAACCTTGATGATGCATTTTGCAAACGCTGCTCGTGTTGTATCTGCCACAAATATGATGATAATAAGGACCCTAGCCTTTGGCTGTTTTGTAGCTCGGATACTCTTTCTCAAGGTAATCCATGTGGTTTGTCATGCCATCTTGAGTGTGCTCTCAAGCATGAAAGAGCTGGTATTGTGAAGAATGGAAAATGCACAAGCTTGGATGGGAGCTATTACTGCACATACTGTGGAAAATCCAATGACTTGCTTGG ATGCTGGAAAAAGCAACTCATGATTGCAATGGATGCACGACGAGTAGATGTATTGTGTTATCGGATTTCACTtagtcataaaattcttgaatcaACAGAGAAGTTTCAGAGCTTGCATGAGATAGTTGACACAGCAATGAAGAAGTTGGAGGCTGAAGTTGGGCCTATTAATAATTTACCAAACATGGCTCGTGGAATTGTCAACAGACTTTCTGTTGGTGCCGAAGTTCAGAGAATGTGTGCTTTTGCTGTCAAATTATTAGATTCTATGCATCTAGTAGCCTTCTCTTCTGATACTCAAGTTCAGC AAGTAAGTTTGACATCCTCTAGCTTCATCAAATTTGTAGACATATCCCCGGTGTCGGTTACTTTGGTGTTGGGTTATGATGATAATTCAGCTTTATCACAAGAGATGGCTGGTTTTACCATATGGCACCGAAAAGCCGATGCTAGGGAGTACCCTAAGAAACCAACCTGTACTTTGTTTAAGCCAAAGAGGAGGTTTCTGATAACAGAACTATCTCCAGCTACAGAATACATGTTCAAGGTGGTAGCCTTCAGCAGCTTCAGTGAGCTCGGAATGTGGGAAGTTGGAGTAACAACTGAAGGCATTTCTTTGGATGATCCAGCAGGCTTAGCTGCAGATGTAAACCCATCCAAACCATATTGCCAAAGCCCAAAAACAAACAGTAGTGGCCTATCAAACCCATCGGAGGGAGATGAatctaacaataatgttgttgcaTATACTGACCTCAACAAGTCACCAGACAGTTGTTTTCATTATTTTGAGAAGCCTGATATCCTTGACTCGGAAAAATTATCAGACCACATCCAGAAAGATGAAAAGAGCGAATATGCAGGAACAATAAGTGGAGCTGAAGTTATGGAGGCTGACGAAACACCAGGGCATTCTGGTTCTGCATTAGATGAGGAGCTGAACCCAACAATTCAAATGGAGTCCCACAAGGATTCCACAAACTCTGTGGAGAATAACCAGGCAACTGACATCCCCAAATCAGAGAATGAATCCAATGCACGTACTGCAGATGAGATGGTTATCGTTCCATTCGGGCATCCAGATCAAACCTTACCAGTTACTCACCGTGGGCTGGATACCAGTCAGGAAGGTCCTGGGAGAGGTAGCAAATTGAAACTTGGCATTAATTTGCTAGAGAGTGGCCGTACAAATTCAGGTAGGGAGCCAGCAAGTTTATCAAAGAAAAGAGGTAGGGAGAAAATAATGGAGATGTGTGCTAAAGAAGGCTCCTTAGAAGGGTCGTATGAGTATTGTGTGAAAGTGGTTAGATGGCTCGAATGTGAGGGCCACATCGAGACCAACTTTAGGGTCAAATTTCTAACTTGGTTTAGCTTACGGGCAACCCCACAGGAGAGAAGAATAGTGACTGTTTATGTTGATACTCTGATTGATGATCCTGCGAGCCTCGCGGGGCAGCTGGTGGACACCTTCTCAGAAACAATCTGCAGCAAGAAACCACCACTGGTGCCGACTGGCTTCTGTATGAAGCTTTGGCATTAG
- the LOC103985159 gene encoding VIN3-like protein 2 isoform X2: MDPPFSGFVLDPSKCRKLSIDDKRELIHELSKWPDSSTEKLQTWSRKDLLEILCAEIGKERKYTGLTKQKMIEYLFKLVSEKKSGGHVEAMNSTPNPPNPNPQTPHKRHRKNENPSRLPITANNLPASEGNEAVTNVRYCQNLACRATLNLDDAFCKRCSCCICHKYDDNKDPSLWLFCSSDTLSQGNPCGLSCHLECALKHERAGIVKNGKCTSLDGSYYCTYCGKSNDLLGCWKKQLMIAMDARRVDVLCYRISLSHKILESTEKFQSLHEIVDTAMKKLEAEVGPINNLPNMARGIVNRLSVGAEVQRMCAFAVKLLDSMHLVAFSSDTQVQLSLTSSSFIKFVDISPVSVTLVLGYDDNSALSQEMAGFTIWHRKADAREYPKKPTCTLFKPKRRFLITELSPATEYMFKVVAFSSFSELGMWEVGVTTEGISLDDPAGLAADVNPSKPYCQSPKTNSSGLSNPSEGDESNNNVVAYTDLNKSPDSCFHYFEKPDILDSEKLSDHIQKDEKSEYAGTISGAEVMEADETPGHSGSALDEELNPTIQMESHKDSTNSVENNQATDIPKSENESNARTADEMVIVPFGHPDQTLPVTHRGLDTSQEGPGRGSKLKLGINLLESGRTNSGREPASLSKKRGREKIMEMCAKEGSLEGSYEYCVKVVRWLECEGHIETNFRVKFLTWFSLRATPQERRIVTVYVDTLIDDPASLAGQLVDTFSETICSKKPPLVPTGFCMKLWH; encoded by the exons GATTTGTTCTTGACCCTTCTAAATGCCGCAAGCTGAGTATAGATGACAAGAGAGAACTCATCCATGAATTGTCTAAATGGCCAGACAGTTCTACTGAGAAACTACAAACTTGGAGCAGGAAAGACCTTCTGGAGATCCTTTGTGCAGAAATAGGAAAGGAGAGGAAGTATACGGGCTTAACAAAGCAGAAGATGATAGAATACCTTTTCAAACTTGTATCTGAGAAAAAATCTGGAGGACATGTGGAAGCCATGAATTCAACTCCTAATCCACCTAACCCTAACCCTCAAACTCCACACAAAAGACACAGAAAGAATGAGAACCCGTCACGTCTACCTATTACTGCAAATAATCTTCCAGCAAGTGAAGGAAATGAGGCTGTCACTAATGTGCGATACTGCCAAAATCTAGCATGCAGAGCCACTCTGAACCTTGATGATGCATTTTGCAAACGCTGCTCGTGTTGTATCTGCCACAAATATGATGATAATAAGGACCCTAGCCTTTGGCTGTTTTGTAGCTCGGATACTCTTTCTCAAGGTAATCCATGTGGTTTGTCATGCCATCTTGAGTGTGCTCTCAAGCATGAAAGAGCTGGTATTGTGAAGAATGGAAAATGCACAAGCTTGGATGGGAGCTATTACTGCACATACTGTGGAAAATCCAATGACTTGCTTGG ATGCTGGAAAAAGCAACTCATGATTGCAATGGATGCACGACGAGTAGATGTATTGTGTTATCGGATTTCACTtagtcataaaattcttgaatcaACAGAGAAGTTTCAGAGCTTGCATGAGATAGTTGACACAGCAATGAAGAAGTTGGAGGCTGAAGTTGGGCCTATTAATAATTTACCAAACATGGCTCGTGGAATTGTCAACAGACTTTCTGTTGGTGCCGAAGTTCAGAGAATGTGTGCTTTTGCTGTCAAATTATTAGATTCTATGCATCTAGTAGCCTTCTCTTCTGATACTCAAGTTCAGC TAAGTTTGACATCCTCTAGCTTCATCAAATTTGTAGACATATCCCCGGTGTCGGTTACTTTGGTGTTGGGTTATGATGATAATTCAGCTTTATCACAAGAGATGGCTGGTTTTACCATATGGCACCGAAAAGCCGATGCTAGGGAGTACCCTAAGAAACCAACCTGTACTTTGTTTAAGCCAAAGAGGAGGTTTCTGATAACAGAACTATCTCCAGCTACAGAATACATGTTCAAGGTGGTAGCCTTCAGCAGCTTCAGTGAGCTCGGAATGTGGGAAGTTGGAGTAACAACTGAAGGCATTTCTTTGGATGATCCAGCAGGCTTAGCTGCAGATGTAAACCCATCCAAACCATATTGCCAAAGCCCAAAAACAAACAGTAGTGGCCTATCAAACCCATCGGAGGGAGATGAatctaacaataatgttgttgcaTATACTGACCTCAACAAGTCACCAGACAGTTGTTTTCATTATTTTGAGAAGCCTGATATCCTTGACTCGGAAAAATTATCAGACCACATCCAGAAAGATGAAAAGAGCGAATATGCAGGAACAATAAGTGGAGCTGAAGTTATGGAGGCTGACGAAACACCAGGGCATTCTGGTTCTGCATTAGATGAGGAGCTGAACCCAACAATTCAAATGGAGTCCCACAAGGATTCCACAAACTCTGTGGAGAATAACCAGGCAACTGACATCCCCAAATCAGAGAATGAATCCAATGCACGTACTGCAGATGAGATGGTTATCGTTCCATTCGGGCATCCAGATCAAACCTTACCAGTTACTCACCGTGGGCTGGATACCAGTCAGGAAGGTCCTGGGAGAGGTAGCAAATTGAAACTTGGCATTAATTTGCTAGAGAGTGGCCGTACAAATTCAGGTAGGGAGCCAGCAAGTTTATCAAAGAAAAGAGGTAGGGAGAAAATAATGGAGATGTGTGCTAAAGAAGGCTCCTTAGAAGGGTCGTATGAGTATTGTGTGAAAGTGGTTAGATGGCTCGAATGTGAGGGCCACATCGAGACCAACTTTAGGGTCAAATTTCTAACTTGGTTTAGCTTACGGGCAACCCCACAGGAGAGAAGAATAGTGACTGTTTATGTTGATACTCTGATTGATGATCCTGCGAGCCTCGCGGGGCAGCTGGTGGACACCTTCTCAGAAACAATCTGCAGCAAGAAACCACCACTGGTGCCGACTGGCTTCTGTATGAAGCTTTGGCATTAG